One Myripristis murdjan chromosome 17, fMyrMur1.1, whole genome shotgun sequence DNA segment encodes these proteins:
- the mbnl1 gene encoding muscleblind-like protein 1 isoform X7: protein MAMNIAHMRDTKWLTLEVCREFQRGTCSRTDQECKFAHPAKSCQVENGRVIACFDSLKGRCSRENCKYLHPPPHLKTQLEINGRNNLIQQKNMVMLAQQMQLANAMMPGTQPPPMVRGHTCMNTPQLLPMPMFSVTQGLATNASAAAAAAAFNPYLGPVSPGLMPPEILPSTPVLMASSPTVSQVPNAAAAAQKLLRTDRLEVCREYQRGNCSRGENDCRFAHPADSTMIDTNDNTVTVCMDYIKGRCSREKCKYFHPPAHLQAKIKAAQHQVNQATAAAAMTQSAVKSLKRPLDATFDLGIPHSVMAPLPKRAALEKANGASAVFNTGMLQYQQALANMQFQQQAFLPSVPMMHGGTPATVSAATTSATSVPFATASTNQLTTNEYMHLIPIISADHLSNHKYLTQM from the exons ATGGCGATGAACATTGCACACATGCGTGACACGAAGTGGCTGACACTGGAGGTGTGCAGGGAGTTCCAGAGAGGCACGTGTTCGCGCACCGACCAGGAGTGTAAGTTCGCCCACCCGGCCAAGAGCTGCCAGGTGGAGAACGGACGGGTCATCGCTTGCTTCGACTCACTTAAG GGCCGTTGTTCCAGGGAGAATTGTAAGTACCTGCATCCTCCACCCCATCTAAAGACCCAGCTGGAGATCAATGGCAGGAATAACCTGATCCAGCAGAAGAACATGGTCATGTTGGCCCAGCAGATGCAGCTTGCCAATGCCATGATGCCTGGCACACAGCCACCACCTATGGTGAGGGGACACACATGTATGAACACACCACAGCTACTACCCATG CCCATGTTCTCAGTGACCCAAGGCCTGGCCACCAAtgcctctgcagcagcagcagccgcagcctTTAATCCCTACCTGGGCCCCGTGTCACCAGGCCTGATGCCCCCAGAGATCTTGCCCAGCACCCCCGTCCTCATGGCCTCCAGCCCCACCGTCAGCCAAGTTCCCaacgctgccgccgccgcccaGAAACTgctgaggacagacagactggaG GTGTGCCGGGAGTACCAGAGAGGCAACTGCTCCCGGGGAGAGAACGACTGCCGCTTCGCCCATCCTGCAGACAGCACCATGATAGACACCAATGACAACACAGTGACTGTGTGCATGGACTACATCAAGGGGCGCTGCTCCCGGGAAAAGTGCAAGTACTTCCACCCTCCAGCGCATCTGCAGGCCAAAATTAAGGCCGCCCAGCACCAGGTGAACCAGGCCACAGCCGCCGCGGCCATG ACTCAGTCGGCTGTCAAATCACTGAAGCGACCCCTCGACGCAACCTTTGACCTG GGCATCCCCCATAGTGTCATGGCTCCCCTGCCAAAGCGGGCAGCCCTGGAGAAGGCCAACGGGGCCTCTGCCGTGTTTAACACCGGCATGCTCCAGTACCAACAGGCCCTGGCCAACATGCAGTTTCAGCAGCAGGCTTTTCTGCCGTCAG TTCCCATGATGCACGGTGGTACCCCAGCCACTGTGTCTGCAGCCACCACATCTGCCACAAGCGTTCCCTTCGCAACTGCCTCCACCAATCAG TTGACTACCAACGAATACATGCATTTG
- the mbnl1 gene encoding muscleblind-like protein 1 isoform X13 — translation MAMNIAHMRDTKWLTLEVCREFQRGTCSRTDQECKFAHPAKSCQVENGRVIACFDSLKGRCSRENCKYLHPPPHLKTQLEINGRNNLIQQKNMVMLAQQMQLANAMMPGTQPPPMVRGHTCMNTPQLLPMPMFSVTQGLATNASAAAAAAAFNPYLGPVSPGLMPPEILPSTPVLMASSPTVSQVPNAAAAAQKLLRTDRLEVCREYQRGNCSRGENDCRFAHPADSTMIDTNDNTVTVCMDYIKGRCSREKCKYFHPPAHLQAKIKAAQHQVNQATAAAAMGIPHSVMAPLPKRAALEKANGASAVFNTGMLQYQQALANMQFQQQAFLPSGSILCMTPAASVVPMMHGGTPATVSAATTSATSVPFATASTNQIPIISADHLSNHKYLTQM, via the exons ATGGCGATGAACATTGCACACATGCGTGACACGAAGTGGCTGACACTGGAGGTGTGCAGGGAGTTCCAGAGAGGCACGTGTTCGCGCACCGACCAGGAGTGTAAGTTCGCCCACCCGGCCAAGAGCTGCCAGGTGGAGAACGGACGGGTCATCGCTTGCTTCGACTCACTTAAG GGCCGTTGTTCCAGGGAGAATTGTAAGTACCTGCATCCTCCACCCCATCTAAAGACCCAGCTGGAGATCAATGGCAGGAATAACCTGATCCAGCAGAAGAACATGGTCATGTTGGCCCAGCAGATGCAGCTTGCCAATGCCATGATGCCTGGCACACAGCCACCACCTATGGTGAGGGGACACACATGTATGAACACACCACAGCTACTACCCATG CCCATGTTCTCAGTGACCCAAGGCCTGGCCACCAAtgcctctgcagcagcagcagccgcagcctTTAATCCCTACCTGGGCCCCGTGTCACCAGGCCTGATGCCCCCAGAGATCTTGCCCAGCACCCCCGTCCTCATGGCCTCCAGCCCCACCGTCAGCCAAGTTCCCaacgctgccgccgccgcccaGAAACTgctgaggacagacagactggaG GTGTGCCGGGAGTACCAGAGAGGCAACTGCTCCCGGGGAGAGAACGACTGCCGCTTCGCCCATCCTGCAGACAGCACCATGATAGACACCAATGACAACACAGTGACTGTGTGCATGGACTACATCAAGGGGCGCTGCTCCCGGGAAAAGTGCAAGTACTTCCACCCTCCAGCGCATCTGCAGGCCAAAATTAAGGCCGCCCAGCACCAGGTGAACCAGGCCACAGCCGCCGCGGCCATG GGCATCCCCCATAGTGTCATGGCTCCCCTGCCAAAGCGGGCAGCCCTGGAGAAGGCCAACGGGGCCTCTGCCGTGTTTAACACCGGCATGCTCCAGTACCAACAGGCCCTGGCCAACATGCAGTTTCAGCAGCAGGCTTTTCTGCCGTCAG GCTCAATATTGTGCATGACACCTGCAGCCAGTGTTG TTCCCATGATGCACGGTGGTACCCCAGCCACTGTGTCTGCAGCCACCACATCTGCCACAAGCGTTCCCTTCGCAACTGCCTCCACCAATCAG
- the mbnl1 gene encoding muscleblind-like protein 1 isoform X17, whose protein sequence is MAMNIAHMRDTKWLTLEVCREFQRGTCSRTDQECKFAHPAKSCQVENGRVIACFDSLKGRCSRENCKYLHPPPHLKTQLEINGRNNLIQQKNMVMLAQQMQLANAMMPGTQPPPMPMFSVTQGLATNASAAAAAAAFNPYLGPVSPGLMPPEILPSTPVLMASSPTVSQVPNAAAAAQKLLRTDRLEVCREYQRGNCSRGENDCRFAHPADSTMIDTNDNTVTVCMDYIKGRCSREKCKYFHPPAHLQAKIKAAQHQVNQATAAAAMGIPHSVMAPLPKRAALEKANGASAVFNTGMLQYQQALANMQFQQQAFLPSGSILCMTPAASVVPMMHGGTPATVSAATTSATSVPFATASTNQIPIISADHLSNHKYLTQM, encoded by the exons ATGGCGATGAACATTGCACACATGCGTGACACGAAGTGGCTGACACTGGAGGTGTGCAGGGAGTTCCAGAGAGGCACGTGTTCGCGCACCGACCAGGAGTGTAAGTTCGCCCACCCGGCCAAGAGCTGCCAGGTGGAGAACGGACGGGTCATCGCTTGCTTCGACTCACTTAAG GGCCGTTGTTCCAGGGAGAATTGTAAGTACCTGCATCCTCCACCCCATCTAAAGACCCAGCTGGAGATCAATGGCAGGAATAACCTGATCCAGCAGAAGAACATGGTCATGTTGGCCCAGCAGATGCAGCTTGCCAATGCCATGATGCCTGGCACACAGCCACCACCTATG CCCATGTTCTCAGTGACCCAAGGCCTGGCCACCAAtgcctctgcagcagcagcagccgcagcctTTAATCCCTACCTGGGCCCCGTGTCACCAGGCCTGATGCCCCCAGAGATCTTGCCCAGCACCCCCGTCCTCATGGCCTCCAGCCCCACCGTCAGCCAAGTTCCCaacgctgccgccgccgcccaGAAACTgctgaggacagacagactggaG GTGTGCCGGGAGTACCAGAGAGGCAACTGCTCCCGGGGAGAGAACGACTGCCGCTTCGCCCATCCTGCAGACAGCACCATGATAGACACCAATGACAACACAGTGACTGTGTGCATGGACTACATCAAGGGGCGCTGCTCCCGGGAAAAGTGCAAGTACTTCCACCCTCCAGCGCATCTGCAGGCCAAAATTAAGGCCGCCCAGCACCAGGTGAACCAGGCCACAGCCGCCGCGGCCATG GGCATCCCCCATAGTGTCATGGCTCCCCTGCCAAAGCGGGCAGCCCTGGAGAAGGCCAACGGGGCCTCTGCCGTGTTTAACACCGGCATGCTCCAGTACCAACAGGCCCTGGCCAACATGCAGTTTCAGCAGCAGGCTTTTCTGCCGTCAG GCTCAATATTGTGCATGACACCTGCAGCCAGTGTTG TTCCCATGATGCACGGTGGTACCCCAGCCACTGTGTCTGCAGCCACCACATCTGCCACAAGCGTTCCCTTCGCAACTGCCTCCACCAATCAG
- the mbnl1 gene encoding muscleblind-like protein 1 isoform X10: MAMNIAHMRDTKWLTLEVCREFQRGTCSRTDQECKFAHPAKSCQVENGRVIACFDSLKGRCSRENCKYLHPPPHLKTQLEINGRNNLIQQKNMVMLAQQMQLANAMMPGTQPPPMPMFSVTQGLATNASAAAAAAAFNPYLGPVSPGLMPPEILPSTPVLMASSPTVSQVPNAAAAAQKLLRTDRLEVCREYQRGNCSRGENDCRFAHPADSTMIDTNDNTVTVCMDYIKGRCSREKCKYFHPPAHLQAKIKAAQHQVNQATAAAAMTQSAVKSLKRPLDATFDLGIPHSVMAPLPKRAALEKANGASAVFNTGMLQYQQALANMQFQQQAFLPSGSILCMTPAASVVPMMHGGTPATVSAATTSATSVPFATASTNQIPIISADHLSNHKYLTQM; encoded by the exons ATGGCGATGAACATTGCACACATGCGTGACACGAAGTGGCTGACACTGGAGGTGTGCAGGGAGTTCCAGAGAGGCACGTGTTCGCGCACCGACCAGGAGTGTAAGTTCGCCCACCCGGCCAAGAGCTGCCAGGTGGAGAACGGACGGGTCATCGCTTGCTTCGACTCACTTAAG GGCCGTTGTTCCAGGGAGAATTGTAAGTACCTGCATCCTCCACCCCATCTAAAGACCCAGCTGGAGATCAATGGCAGGAATAACCTGATCCAGCAGAAGAACATGGTCATGTTGGCCCAGCAGATGCAGCTTGCCAATGCCATGATGCCTGGCACACAGCCACCACCTATG CCCATGTTCTCAGTGACCCAAGGCCTGGCCACCAAtgcctctgcagcagcagcagccgcagcctTTAATCCCTACCTGGGCCCCGTGTCACCAGGCCTGATGCCCCCAGAGATCTTGCCCAGCACCCCCGTCCTCATGGCCTCCAGCCCCACCGTCAGCCAAGTTCCCaacgctgccgccgccgcccaGAAACTgctgaggacagacagactggaG GTGTGCCGGGAGTACCAGAGAGGCAACTGCTCCCGGGGAGAGAACGACTGCCGCTTCGCCCATCCTGCAGACAGCACCATGATAGACACCAATGACAACACAGTGACTGTGTGCATGGACTACATCAAGGGGCGCTGCTCCCGGGAAAAGTGCAAGTACTTCCACCCTCCAGCGCATCTGCAGGCCAAAATTAAGGCCGCCCAGCACCAGGTGAACCAGGCCACAGCCGCCGCGGCCATG ACTCAGTCGGCTGTCAAATCACTGAAGCGACCCCTCGACGCAACCTTTGACCTG GGCATCCCCCATAGTGTCATGGCTCCCCTGCCAAAGCGGGCAGCCCTGGAGAAGGCCAACGGGGCCTCTGCCGTGTTTAACACCGGCATGCTCCAGTACCAACAGGCCCTGGCCAACATGCAGTTTCAGCAGCAGGCTTTTCTGCCGTCAG GCTCAATATTGTGCATGACACCTGCAGCCAGTGTTG TTCCCATGATGCACGGTGGTACCCCAGCCACTGTGTCTGCAGCCACCACATCTGCCACAAGCGTTCCCTTCGCAACTGCCTCCACCAATCAG
- the mbnl1 gene encoding muscleblind-like protein 1 isoform X16, translating to MAMNIAHMRDTKWLTLEVCREFQRGTCSRTDQECKFAHPAKSCQVENGRVIACFDSLKGRCSRENCKYLHPPPHLKTQLEINGRNNLIQQKNMVMLAQQMQLANAMMPGTQPPPMVRGHTCMNTPQLLPMPMFSVTQGLATNASAAAAAAAFNPYLGPVSPGLMPPEILPSTPVLMASSPTVSQVPNAAAAAQKLLRTDRLEVCREYQRGNCSRGENDCRFAHPADSTMIDTNDNTVTVCMDYIKGRCSREKCKYFHPPAHLQAKIKAAQHQVNQATAAAAMGIPHSVMAPLPKRAALEKANGASAVFNTGMLQYQQALANMQFQQQAFLPSVPMMHGGTPATVSAATTSATSVPFATASTNQIPIISADHLSNHKYLTQM from the exons ATGGCGATGAACATTGCACACATGCGTGACACGAAGTGGCTGACACTGGAGGTGTGCAGGGAGTTCCAGAGAGGCACGTGTTCGCGCACCGACCAGGAGTGTAAGTTCGCCCACCCGGCCAAGAGCTGCCAGGTGGAGAACGGACGGGTCATCGCTTGCTTCGACTCACTTAAG GGCCGTTGTTCCAGGGAGAATTGTAAGTACCTGCATCCTCCACCCCATCTAAAGACCCAGCTGGAGATCAATGGCAGGAATAACCTGATCCAGCAGAAGAACATGGTCATGTTGGCCCAGCAGATGCAGCTTGCCAATGCCATGATGCCTGGCACACAGCCACCACCTATGGTGAGGGGACACACATGTATGAACACACCACAGCTACTACCCATG CCCATGTTCTCAGTGACCCAAGGCCTGGCCACCAAtgcctctgcagcagcagcagccgcagcctTTAATCCCTACCTGGGCCCCGTGTCACCAGGCCTGATGCCCCCAGAGATCTTGCCCAGCACCCCCGTCCTCATGGCCTCCAGCCCCACCGTCAGCCAAGTTCCCaacgctgccgccgccgcccaGAAACTgctgaggacagacagactggaG GTGTGCCGGGAGTACCAGAGAGGCAACTGCTCCCGGGGAGAGAACGACTGCCGCTTCGCCCATCCTGCAGACAGCACCATGATAGACACCAATGACAACACAGTGACTGTGTGCATGGACTACATCAAGGGGCGCTGCTCCCGGGAAAAGTGCAAGTACTTCCACCCTCCAGCGCATCTGCAGGCCAAAATTAAGGCCGCCCAGCACCAGGTGAACCAGGCCACAGCCGCCGCGGCCATG GGCATCCCCCATAGTGTCATGGCTCCCCTGCCAAAGCGGGCAGCCCTGGAGAAGGCCAACGGGGCCTCTGCCGTGTTTAACACCGGCATGCTCCAGTACCAACAGGCCCTGGCCAACATGCAGTTTCAGCAGCAGGCTTTTCTGCCGTCAG TTCCCATGATGCACGGTGGTACCCCAGCCACTGTGTCTGCAGCCACCACATCTGCCACAAGCGTTCCCTTCGCAACTGCCTCCACCAATCAG
- the mbnl1 gene encoding muscleblind-like protein 1 isoform X5 yields MAMNIAHMRDTKWLTLEVCREFQRGTCSRTDQECKFAHPAKSCQVENGRVIACFDSLKGRCSRENCKYLHPPPHLKTQLEINGRNNLIQQKNMVMLAQQMQLANAMMPGTQPPPMVRGHTCMNTPQLLPMPMFSVTQGLATNASAAAAAAAFNPYLGPVSPGLMPPEILPSTPVLMASSPTVSQVPNAAAAAQKLLRTDRLEVCREYQRGNCSRGENDCRFAHPADSTMIDTNDNTVTVCMDYIKGRCSREKCKYFHPPAHLQAKIKAAQHQVNQATAAAAMTQSAVKSLKRPLDATFDLGIPHSVMAPLPKRAALEKANGASAVFNTGMLQYQQALANMQFQQQAFLPSGSILCMTPAASVVPMMHGGTPATVSAATTSATSVPFATASTNQIPIISADHLSNHKYLTQM; encoded by the exons ATGGCGATGAACATTGCACACATGCGTGACACGAAGTGGCTGACACTGGAGGTGTGCAGGGAGTTCCAGAGAGGCACGTGTTCGCGCACCGACCAGGAGTGTAAGTTCGCCCACCCGGCCAAGAGCTGCCAGGTGGAGAACGGACGGGTCATCGCTTGCTTCGACTCACTTAAG GGCCGTTGTTCCAGGGAGAATTGTAAGTACCTGCATCCTCCACCCCATCTAAAGACCCAGCTGGAGATCAATGGCAGGAATAACCTGATCCAGCAGAAGAACATGGTCATGTTGGCCCAGCAGATGCAGCTTGCCAATGCCATGATGCCTGGCACACAGCCACCACCTATGGTGAGGGGACACACATGTATGAACACACCACAGCTACTACCCATG CCCATGTTCTCAGTGACCCAAGGCCTGGCCACCAAtgcctctgcagcagcagcagccgcagcctTTAATCCCTACCTGGGCCCCGTGTCACCAGGCCTGATGCCCCCAGAGATCTTGCCCAGCACCCCCGTCCTCATGGCCTCCAGCCCCACCGTCAGCCAAGTTCCCaacgctgccgccgccgcccaGAAACTgctgaggacagacagactggaG GTGTGCCGGGAGTACCAGAGAGGCAACTGCTCCCGGGGAGAGAACGACTGCCGCTTCGCCCATCCTGCAGACAGCACCATGATAGACACCAATGACAACACAGTGACTGTGTGCATGGACTACATCAAGGGGCGCTGCTCCCGGGAAAAGTGCAAGTACTTCCACCCTCCAGCGCATCTGCAGGCCAAAATTAAGGCCGCCCAGCACCAGGTGAACCAGGCCACAGCCGCCGCGGCCATG ACTCAGTCGGCTGTCAAATCACTGAAGCGACCCCTCGACGCAACCTTTGACCTG GGCATCCCCCATAGTGTCATGGCTCCCCTGCCAAAGCGGGCAGCCCTGGAGAAGGCCAACGGGGCCTCTGCCGTGTTTAACACCGGCATGCTCCAGTACCAACAGGCCCTGGCCAACATGCAGTTTCAGCAGCAGGCTTTTCTGCCGTCAG GCTCAATATTGTGCATGACACCTGCAGCCAGTGTTG TTCCCATGATGCACGGTGGTACCCCAGCCACTGTGTCTGCAGCCACCACATCTGCCACAAGCGTTCCCTTCGCAACTGCCTCCACCAATCAG
- the mbnl1 gene encoding muscleblind-like protein 1 isoform X9 → MAMNIAHMRDTKWLTLEVCREFQRGTCSRTDQECKFAHPAKSCQVENGRVIACFDSLKGRCSRENCKYLHPPPHLKTQLEINGRNNLIQQKNMVMLAQQMQLANAMMPGTQPPPMVRGHTCMNTPQLLPMPMFSVTQGLATNASAAAAAAAFNPYLGPVSPGLMPPEILPSTPVLMASSPTVSQVPNAAAAAQKLLRTDRLEVCREYQRGNCSRGENDCRFAHPADSTMIDTNDNTVTVCMDYIKGRCSREKCKYFHPPAHLQAKIKAAQHQVNQATAAAAMTQSAVKSLKRPLDATFDLGIPHSVMAPLPKRAALEKANGASAVFNTGMLQYQQALANMQFQQQAFLPSVPMMHGGTPATVSAATTSATSVPFATASTNQIPIISADHLSNHKYLTQM, encoded by the exons ATGGCGATGAACATTGCACACATGCGTGACACGAAGTGGCTGACACTGGAGGTGTGCAGGGAGTTCCAGAGAGGCACGTGTTCGCGCACCGACCAGGAGTGTAAGTTCGCCCACCCGGCCAAGAGCTGCCAGGTGGAGAACGGACGGGTCATCGCTTGCTTCGACTCACTTAAG GGCCGTTGTTCCAGGGAGAATTGTAAGTACCTGCATCCTCCACCCCATCTAAAGACCCAGCTGGAGATCAATGGCAGGAATAACCTGATCCAGCAGAAGAACATGGTCATGTTGGCCCAGCAGATGCAGCTTGCCAATGCCATGATGCCTGGCACACAGCCACCACCTATGGTGAGGGGACACACATGTATGAACACACCACAGCTACTACCCATG CCCATGTTCTCAGTGACCCAAGGCCTGGCCACCAAtgcctctgcagcagcagcagccgcagcctTTAATCCCTACCTGGGCCCCGTGTCACCAGGCCTGATGCCCCCAGAGATCTTGCCCAGCACCCCCGTCCTCATGGCCTCCAGCCCCACCGTCAGCCAAGTTCCCaacgctgccgccgccgcccaGAAACTgctgaggacagacagactggaG GTGTGCCGGGAGTACCAGAGAGGCAACTGCTCCCGGGGAGAGAACGACTGCCGCTTCGCCCATCCTGCAGACAGCACCATGATAGACACCAATGACAACACAGTGACTGTGTGCATGGACTACATCAAGGGGCGCTGCTCCCGGGAAAAGTGCAAGTACTTCCACCCTCCAGCGCATCTGCAGGCCAAAATTAAGGCCGCCCAGCACCAGGTGAACCAGGCCACAGCCGCCGCGGCCATG ACTCAGTCGGCTGTCAAATCACTGAAGCGACCCCTCGACGCAACCTTTGACCTG GGCATCCCCCATAGTGTCATGGCTCCCCTGCCAAAGCGGGCAGCCCTGGAGAAGGCCAACGGGGCCTCTGCCGTGTTTAACACCGGCATGCTCCAGTACCAACAGGCCCTGGCCAACATGCAGTTTCAGCAGCAGGCTTTTCTGCCGTCAG TTCCCATGATGCACGGTGGTACCCCAGCCACTGTGTCTGCAGCCACCACATCTGCCACAAGCGTTCCCTTCGCAACTGCCTCCACCAATCAG
- the mbnl1 gene encoding muscleblind-like protein 1 isoform X14, whose amino-acid sequence MAMNIAHMRDTKWLTLEVCREFQRGTCSRTDQECKFAHPAKSCQVENGRVIACFDSLKGRCSRENCKYLHPPPHLKTQLEINGRNNLIQQKNMVMLAQQMQLANAMMPGTQPPPMPMFSVTQGLATNASAAAAAAAFNPYLGPVSPGLMPPEILPSTPVLMASSPTVSQVPNAAAAAQKLLRTDRLEVCREYQRGNCSRGENDCRFAHPADSTMIDTNDNTVTVCMDYIKGRCSREKCKYFHPPAHLQAKIKAAQHQVNQATAAAAMTQSAVKSLKRPLDATFDLGIPHSVMAPLPKRAALEKANGASAVFNTGMLQYQQALANMQFQQQAFLPSVPMMHGGTPATVSAATTSATSVPFATASTNQIPIISADHLSNHKYLTQM is encoded by the exons ATGGCGATGAACATTGCACACATGCGTGACACGAAGTGGCTGACACTGGAGGTGTGCAGGGAGTTCCAGAGAGGCACGTGTTCGCGCACCGACCAGGAGTGTAAGTTCGCCCACCCGGCCAAGAGCTGCCAGGTGGAGAACGGACGGGTCATCGCTTGCTTCGACTCACTTAAG GGCCGTTGTTCCAGGGAGAATTGTAAGTACCTGCATCCTCCACCCCATCTAAAGACCCAGCTGGAGATCAATGGCAGGAATAACCTGATCCAGCAGAAGAACATGGTCATGTTGGCCCAGCAGATGCAGCTTGCCAATGCCATGATGCCTGGCACACAGCCACCACCTATG CCCATGTTCTCAGTGACCCAAGGCCTGGCCACCAAtgcctctgcagcagcagcagccgcagcctTTAATCCCTACCTGGGCCCCGTGTCACCAGGCCTGATGCCCCCAGAGATCTTGCCCAGCACCCCCGTCCTCATGGCCTCCAGCCCCACCGTCAGCCAAGTTCCCaacgctgccgccgccgcccaGAAACTgctgaggacagacagactggaG GTGTGCCGGGAGTACCAGAGAGGCAACTGCTCCCGGGGAGAGAACGACTGCCGCTTCGCCCATCCTGCAGACAGCACCATGATAGACACCAATGACAACACAGTGACTGTGTGCATGGACTACATCAAGGGGCGCTGCTCCCGGGAAAAGTGCAAGTACTTCCACCCTCCAGCGCATCTGCAGGCCAAAATTAAGGCCGCCCAGCACCAGGTGAACCAGGCCACAGCCGCCGCGGCCATG ACTCAGTCGGCTGTCAAATCACTGAAGCGACCCCTCGACGCAACCTTTGACCTG GGCATCCCCCATAGTGTCATGGCTCCCCTGCCAAAGCGGGCAGCCCTGGAGAAGGCCAACGGGGCCTCTGCCGTGTTTAACACCGGCATGCTCCAGTACCAACAGGCCCTGGCCAACATGCAGTTTCAGCAGCAGGCTTTTCTGCCGTCAG TTCCCATGATGCACGGTGGTACCCCAGCCACTGTGTCTGCAGCCACCACATCTGCCACAAGCGTTCCCTTCGCAACTGCCTCCACCAATCAG
- the mbnl1 gene encoding muscleblind-like protein 1 isoform X18, with product MAMNIAHMRDTKWLTLEVCREFQRGTCSRTDQECKFAHPAKSCQVENGRVIACFDSLKGRCSRENCKYLHPPPHLKTQLEINGRNNLIQQKNMVMLAQQMQLANAMMPGTQPPPMPMFSVTQGLATNASAAAAAAAFNPYLGPVSPGLMPPEILPSTPVLMASSPTVSQVPNAAAAAQKLLRTDRLEVCREYQRGNCSRGENDCRFAHPADSTMIDTNDNTVTVCMDYIKGRCSREKCKYFHPPAHLQAKIKAAQHQVNQATAAAAMGIPHSVMAPLPKRAALEKANGASAVFNTGMLQYQQALANMQFQQQAFLPSVPMMHGGTPATVSAATTSATSVPFATASTNQIPIISADHLSNHKYLTQM from the exons ATGGCGATGAACATTGCACACATGCGTGACACGAAGTGGCTGACACTGGAGGTGTGCAGGGAGTTCCAGAGAGGCACGTGTTCGCGCACCGACCAGGAGTGTAAGTTCGCCCACCCGGCCAAGAGCTGCCAGGTGGAGAACGGACGGGTCATCGCTTGCTTCGACTCACTTAAG GGCCGTTGTTCCAGGGAGAATTGTAAGTACCTGCATCCTCCACCCCATCTAAAGACCCAGCTGGAGATCAATGGCAGGAATAACCTGATCCAGCAGAAGAACATGGTCATGTTGGCCCAGCAGATGCAGCTTGCCAATGCCATGATGCCTGGCACACAGCCACCACCTATG CCCATGTTCTCAGTGACCCAAGGCCTGGCCACCAAtgcctctgcagcagcagcagccgcagcctTTAATCCCTACCTGGGCCCCGTGTCACCAGGCCTGATGCCCCCAGAGATCTTGCCCAGCACCCCCGTCCTCATGGCCTCCAGCCCCACCGTCAGCCAAGTTCCCaacgctgccgccgccgcccaGAAACTgctgaggacagacagactggaG GTGTGCCGGGAGTACCAGAGAGGCAACTGCTCCCGGGGAGAGAACGACTGCCGCTTCGCCCATCCTGCAGACAGCACCATGATAGACACCAATGACAACACAGTGACTGTGTGCATGGACTACATCAAGGGGCGCTGCTCCCGGGAAAAGTGCAAGTACTTCCACCCTCCAGCGCATCTGCAGGCCAAAATTAAGGCCGCCCAGCACCAGGTGAACCAGGCCACAGCCGCCGCGGCCATG GGCATCCCCCATAGTGTCATGGCTCCCCTGCCAAAGCGGGCAGCCCTGGAGAAGGCCAACGGGGCCTCTGCCGTGTTTAACACCGGCATGCTCCAGTACCAACAGGCCCTGGCCAACATGCAGTTTCAGCAGCAGGCTTTTCTGCCGTCAG TTCCCATGATGCACGGTGGTACCCCAGCCACTGTGTCTGCAGCCACCACATCTGCCACAAGCGTTCCCTTCGCAACTGCCTCCACCAATCAG